A genomic segment from Perognathus longimembris pacificus isolate PPM17 chromosome 15, ASM2315922v1, whole genome shotgun sequence encodes:
- the Galr1 gene encoding galanin receptor type 1, which yields MELAWAANLSEGNGSAPGVPAPEPRPLLGIGVDNLVTLVAFGLIFALGVLGNSLVIAVLARGPPGKPRSTTNLFILNLSVADLAYLLFCIPFQASVYALPTWVLGAFICKFTHYFFTVSMLVSVFTLAAMSVDRYVAIVHARRASALRVPRHALLGLGLIWALSIAMAAPVAYHQRLFHRAAGNQTFCWDQWPSRLHKRAYVLCTFVFGYLLPLLLICFCYAKVLNHLHKKLKNMSKKSEASKKKTAQTVLAVVVVFGISWLPHHVIHLWVEFGAFPLTPASFFFRITAHCLAYSNSSVNPIIYAFLSENFRKAYKQVFKCHAGKKSPAHENRDNKSRLDTLPSTNCTHV from the exons ATGGAGCTGGCCTGGGCGGCGAACCTCAGCGAGGGGAACGGGAGCGCGCCCGGGGTCCCCGCGCCCGAGCCGCGGCCGCTGCTGGGCATCGGCGTGGACAACCTGGTCACGCTGGTGGCCTTCGGCCTCATCTTCGCCCTGGGCGTGCTGGGCAACAGCCTGGTGATCGCGGTGCTGGCGCGCGGGCCGCCCGGCAAGCCCCGCAGCACCACCAACCTCTTCATCCTCAACCTGAGCGTGGCCGACCTGGCCTACCTGCTCTTCTGCATCCCCTTCCAGGCCTCGGTGTACGCGCTGCCCACCTGGGTGCTGGGCGCCTTCATCTGCAAGTTCACGCACTACTTCTTCACCGTGTCCATGCTGGTCAGCGTCTTCACGCTCGCCGCCATGTCCGTGGACCGCTACGTGGCCATCGTGCACGCGCGCCGCGCCTCCGCGCTCCGCGTGCCCCGCCACGCgctgctgggcctgggcctcatcTGGGCGCTGTCCATCGCCATGGCCGCGCCCGTGGCCTACCACCAGCGCCTCTTCCACCGCGCCGCCGGCAACCAGACCTTCTGCTGGGACCAGTGGCCCAGCCGGCTGCACAAGCGCGCCTACGTGCTGTGCACCTTCGTCTTCGGCTacctgctgccgctgctgctcaTCTGCTTCTGCTACGCCAAG GTCCTGAATCACTTGCACAAGAAGCTGAAGAATATGTCAAAGAAGTCTGAAGCATCCAAGAAAAAG acggCGCAGACGGTcctggcggtggtggtggtgttcgGGATCTCGTGGCTGCCTCACCACGTCATCCACCTGTGGGTGGAGTTCGGGGCCTTCCCGCTGACCCCCGCCTCCTTCTTCTTCCGCATCACCGCGCACTGCCTGGCCTACAGCAACTCCTCCGTCAACCCCATCATCTACGCCTTCCTCTCGGAAAACTTCCGGAAGGCCTACAAGCAGGTGTTCAAGTGCCACGCGGGCAAGAAGTCGCCCGCCCACGAGAACAGAGACAACAAAAGCCGGCTGGACACCCTGCCGTCCACCAACTGCACCCACGTGTGA